The genomic interval ttttggcgTTTTCGTACCTCATTAATCAAGACGTCATGTTGTTAGGACGCCCAAAAGCCCCGCAGCAGCAACCAGACGTCCCCGTCCCTGAAGCTGTCGAATGGCTTCATTCTGCCCGAAGGCAAACTGACCCCCAACGCCCTCTTTGTTGGTGGGATCGACATGAAGGTAAGATCGGGTGCAATTTAGCTCGTATAAAATATATCTGAATCCTAAAAAGCTCACTTTTACAGGAGTGAAACCCTTTCATTATGCATTTGAATTGCAATGCACGAGCACAATGTTTCAACCTGATCCGCAGTCTTCGTTCTTAGTTGTGCTGCTTGTTGTGAACAAGTGCTTTTCATTTTAAGGGGAATAGTTCCAGTAAAGCAACCCAAATTAGGATTTtcactttgaaatgttttttcatccAATTTTCAGgtggatgaaaatgaaatgcgGGACTTCTTTGCAAGATATGGAGTTGTTAAGGAAGTGAAAATTATCACATATCGTGGAGGGATCTGCAAAGGGTGAGAAAATTATAAACAATGTATATGTGTATTATTGTACTGCCTTGTACAATTTGTGTCATGGCTAAACCATAAATATTTCTGTTAACTTGTGCAAAACTTGTTTTTAGcttgtgtgacagtgtgtgggtgtgaactGTGGCGGCTGTTTATTTCCACATCAGTTTTATGAATATTCATAAGCTTTTTTTCACAACTTTGCTGGagctctttctttttcctgatatttttcttttgggtatctgtattcagcctttttctttgtgtcttttgtagGTACGGGTTCGTGTACTTCAACGAAGAAGTCAACATTCAGTCAATCATTGAGGTGAGTGGATGCGTGATTGCTGAtctattgcttttcttttctccaactGGGAGTAATGTTTTCTGTTCTCATCTAATACCATAGCAACAGATCAGTTTTAAGGGTCGGAAGCTCAAGCTGGGTCCTGCCATCATGAAGGAAAGGAGCTCCCGTATGTATTCTAATGCCCTCAAGAAAGAACTCAATTGGCTGACGGCGACAATACAAGCTCTCGGcactaaatgtattttccaaccGTAATGTCGAGTGTTGTTCATGCTGTTCCTCATCCAGGGTCCATGCCGTCCCGTCTGGTTGGCCCTGCTCCCTGGATAAGCCCCACTCCGTACTTCTACTGCGGCTGCAGTGCACCCATGGGAGGGAGTATGGCACAACCTTCGCCCGTCCTCAATGGCGGCACCCCCTACAATCACGTAACGCTCGCACATCGCCACGCTATCGAGAATGTCATTTTCGCATGCAGGAAGATTTCATTTAAAGGTCGAGGACAATCTATCAATTTACATTCAATTAATAGAAAATATATCACAACATATAGTTGGCTCCGGCATGATCAATGTAAGTGCTAATAATATCCCAATTATTTAGACAATACCGTCTGTCAGAACTATTAGCAGGGAAATTGTAATACTTGCATGAGAAACGCTTATTGCTGCCGGCTCTCAAATCAACTGCATGATATAAAATCTATATGTACATGTTTCAACCTCTGCCAAGCACTGTTTCCTTCATAGAGGTACTTCTTTGCACTGAGGTTTAATGtgttccttctgtctctcttttgcAGCCGTACTCTTACTCAAACTTTGGAGGGGTCATGATCCCACATATGCCGTTAAACTACGCACAGAACGCTTACGCCTACCAGGTACACTCTCACAGTATGCTAATTAGTGAACAGCATCCTGCGCGAGGTCTCCGAGGCATAGCATATATTCTGCTGCATGTGAGATCCACCTGTTCCTGCTTGCCCCACACTTCACCCCCAAGCTCCCATATAGGCAAATCTTGCTTTGTCTGTTGCCATCTGTTTTACTGTTGactcccctcttccccccccccacccacacacacacgcgcgcacacatatTGAGCTCACTCCCGCTCACTAGATCAGACCACAGTACACGGCCTGTCAATCAAGTGACTACATTTAATAGGAATGGGAGTAGATGGAAGTGTAACTTATTCACAGAGCAAATCACTAATTTGAAATGTGAGGCCAGTGGGGTGAAAATGCTGATGTAGACTTAACAAATCCACGGGATTAAGTCGGATGTTACAACTGTATATTTCATGTATCTGCTTTCGATTACTGTTGGAGAAATGTCCTCAGACTGCAATGTCCATGCAGGCCACTGGGGGGTGTCGGACGGCCACGATTCACACCCCGAAGAATGGACAGTGCACCAACAAAGAGTTCTTACAAGCGACCCTGTTTTTATGGAAGCTTTTAACATCttggaaaaatgtgttttcactaATCTTTTTGTTATGTTGATGGGTTCTTCCAGAGCTTTGTTGACTGTGGAGTCCAGAACTTTGTTGACTGTGGAGTCCAGACTATGATGACTGTATTGTAGCCACTGAGCCCCCTGCCAGGTAATCATTACTTTACACACAAAGTGCCCTCATCCAGGGAGACCGAAGTATCCTCTTTCCACCAAAatgaatgtgtatgtgtttgaATCGGGGTGAAAAAACGGAGTGATTTAAAAGGGGGTTGGGGGTGTtattatagtttatttttccGTATTTGCCACTTAGTCTCAAACGATGTTGGAGCGAAACAAAGAGccccccaaaagaaaacataacaCACTGCTTAGAAAATCAGTGCCAACACGCCTATTTTCAAAATAGAATATATTTATGGGGTATGTAACTGAATGAGGGAACTgttatttaagtgtgtgtgtgttctgtcctcccgtcccttttttttgttttttttagatgcaCGCTACAGTGAGTCACAATGCAGATCCGATGACCTCTTCATGTTCCGGGTGGCTGGAAGCAAACTAGCTTCTCTCACTGTTTCCTGAATGATACTCTTCCCtctttttccccctccctcAATTTTTGATACCAATTTTAACACCAGGCTGCAGGAGCTCTCCACTCTAACACTTTGACTAGTGTGGACCACTGTCGAGTGGTCAGACCGCTTTTAACCCACACGGATCACAGTGACAGtcacacaggaagaggaagaaaaaaaaacctcgccATACCagctggatttttgttttttacatacaaaagagaaaaaaaagacttttaagCTCACTCTTTTGTGCCTATttatgttatatttattttttggaattATATTATACGTTTGGTTAGTTGGGGCCTTTTTTAGCTTCTGCAAAGGCTCTGTGTACGTCAAAGGCACATTTATAAATCTATATGTATATTGCAACAATGTCTTGACAGCAATCTTGTAGTTTGAGAAGTTGGTGCAAAATGTGACTAATTCCAATTCAGTTTCTAATGCTGCCCTTTTTGATTACGAAATCTAATTAACTTGTCTATTACAGTCTAAGGGCACTTGGTCATTCCATTAATGCCAAGCACTCATTCATTTAGTTCCCTGTTCTATTTAATTGGTTGTCGATTGAGGCTTTAAATGAGCGTCAGTTTAGTCTCATTACGGCGGCGTGCAGACTTTGCACATAGCAGGACGCCCACCGTCCGCGCGTTGCGTCTCTAAACCGGCCCGGCCCGTCCTGTGACCGGGTGGTTCTCCCAAACGGGTCCCACTACAAGTACAGTCCGCCATcgttcctttattttattttccacccATTTACTAGTCAATCAACTCCCATTTGGAGGGAAATACAGACGAGGGCTGTTTTAATCCGCTTTGAAAAACGAAGGACCGGATTGAAAGGTGCTCTCTGCCTCTTTGGGGGGAATCGTTTACTGTACATGGTTCACTTTatactttttgttgtttctctaGTTGGGTTTTAATCTACTCGCAGAGGAATTTGCACAAAGTATTTTGCTGTCATTGTAAGAGGGAACAATGAGGCTTTTATAaaagtatatatgtatttttggtAAGTgcactgcatttgttttctgtgAAACTTGTATGGTTGAAGGTGTGCATTTGATGCATGTCACACGCTTTGTTTTTCTTGACCCAGTTCTGCCTTGTTTCCTTGTGGCATTGACCCGGCGGGTCTCCTCACCCGACGTCTTGATTGTCCTTTAGACTCGTTTCTGTTCAGAGAACTTGGGCGCCGCACTGTTTTGGTTTTATGTTTGCAGGgttcgggtgtgtgtgtgttgtttgacaaaacaaataaaagttgAAGTGTGCCATCGTTTGGTTTTCTATGTATATTTTAGGGGTATTAATTTGAAGACTGGTTTAGAGGTGATGCGCtttcagtgccccccccccacacacacacacacctccacccagCCTCCATAAGCCTGTCAGCGGCTGCTGGTGTGCAGTCAGGGTTGCATATCCTGTCTTCCCTGGCAACAAGCCCATCATCTCTTGGCCACAGgagcgttttgtttttgtcacagtCTGGTGGTGTGACTGAGCTCCCTGGGGTGTCCTGTCCAGCCTGTGACCACCCATCAGCTCCAcccacctaccccccccccccccccccccccccctcgctcctccACCCAGTCAGACGTTTCTGAATTATGAATACGTCTGGATCGCTATGAAATATGAATTTTCCTAAAGGAAACCTTTTGGAAAAACATCCGACCTCGATGGGAGACCAGTGTCCTCGTGGGACTAACAAGCAGCGTATCTTTAAAAGGTAccttgcgtttttttttttcctcctttccatTTACCATcagttttttcctcattttaaaCTCCACAATAACATTTGTTTCCCCAAAGTGATTGAGAGCAGCGGGTGAGGCGCcactgggaggagagagaaggagtgtAACgcgccctccctcctcctcctcccctcctctccctcttcctcacacCTCCGGTGACGGAGAGGCAGGACGGAGTGTTCATCATGAGCTGCACCGTGACAATCGGCGGTACTTTCTAAATGGAGGATCCGCGTCTCGTTCCCTCCGGATCGCGGCAGCTGGCCTGATGTGCGCCTCGTGAGCAGCAGCGACGGTGATAAAGGAGACTTTAAGGCGAGGAGGCACGCGCACATCTCTCCGGGTGTGAGCCTTCGTTCCGGTACACACTTCGCACAAACTGGGAGCGACTTGATTGGTGAGTAACTatttgacaaaagaaaacatcGAAAAATGTATACTTACAGAAATAACTTGTTGATTTATTAGAACTAGACTTGTAATATTCCCATATGCATTAAATCTCCCCACTTGATAGCACAGCTTCGAAACAAAACAACCTAAAAACAATTTAATAGTGTCCTTTAGCCTACATGCGCGCCCCCCCGTCACGTCtcaacctttcacaataaaacacctGTGCCGGGGAGCGATCTCCTCGTTTGAtttgtgtgactttgtgtgCCGTTTGTTTATCCCCGGCGGAACGAAACGAGTAAGTCCTCCGCTCGCTGTCACAACTTGAGCAGCGAGCTCAAGATGTGTGCGTGACGGAGTCAACGTGTCGCGCGcagatggaggagggagtggaTGCGCGCGTGCGTCGGTACGAGAACGGTTTGGTGCGCAAGCGACCCGCCGTGTATCATATCCAGTTCACCAAACTACCGCCGTGTTGtcatgaggagggaggagagaggtggggagggggcagaAACATGTAATTTCAAGCTACGCTGCATCCACAAAATGCAATGGGCATCAATTAGTTACATGGTTATGTATTTGGAAGCacttggaggaagaaaaaaaagaaactgctcATTAGCGTTGAGCGACACCCAG from Gasterosteus aculeatus chromosome 10, fGasAcu3.hap1.1, whole genome shotgun sequence carries:
- the dazl gene encoding deleted in azoospermia-like, producing the protein MDAQKPRSSNQTSPSLKLSNGFILPEGKLTPNALFVGGIDMKVDENEMRDFFARYGVVKEVKIITYRGGICKGYGFVYFNEEVNIQSIIEQQISFKGRKLKLGPAIMKERSSRSMPSRLVGPAPWISPTPYFYCGCSAPMGGSMAQPSPVLNGGTPYNHPYSYSNFGGVMIPHMPLNYAQNAYAYQSFVDCGVQNFVDCGVQTMMTVL